A genome region from Thermococcus alcaliphilus includes the following:
- a CDS encoding elongation factor EF-2, whose product MGKREEMIKEIKQLMTQPERIRNMGIAAHIDHGKTTLSDNLLAGAGMISEELAGKQLVLDFDEQEQARGITINAANVSMIHEYEGQKYLINLIDTPGHVDFGGDVTRAMRAIDGAIIVVDAVEGVMPQTETVLRQALREYVKPVLFINKVDRLIKELKLTPQQMQERFVKVITDVNRLIRRYAPPEFRDKWLVKVEDGSVAFGSAYYNWALSVPYMRKTGVSFKDIIDLTNAGDLKTLRKKAPLHVVVLDMVVRHLPNPLQAQKYRIPHLWRGDIESDVGQAMLNCDPNGKMAMVVTKIIIDKHAGEVATGRVWSGTVRTGQEVYLITAKRKARIQQVGIYMGPERINMEAVPAGNIVAVTGLRDAMAGETVSEEQIEPFEALHYTSEPVVTVAIEAKNVKDLPRLIEALRQLAKEDPTLHVKIDEETGQHLLSGMGELHLEVKLVHLKEQWGVDVDVSEPIVVYRESITKQSPIVEGKSPNKHNRFYIVVEPMPDEIYQAIREGEIPEGRPKDPKAVAKKLAELGMDYDIARGIVDIYNGNMFLDNTKGIQYLNEVMDLLVDGFHQAMDEGPLAREPVMKVIVRLVDAKIHEDNVHRGPAQIYPAIRTAIHCAMMKANPVLYEPYQKVIINVPYEYMGAVSRELNQRRGQLVDMRQEGEVMIIIAEAPVAEMFGFAGAIRGATSGRALWSTEHAGFKRVPNELAINIIRQIRQRKGLDPNPPTEKDVCPQQ is encoded by the coding sequence ATGGGAAAAAGGGAAGAGATGATTAAGGAAATCAAGCAATTGATGACTCAACCAGAGAGAATTAGAAATATGGGTATTGCCGCTCACATTGACCACGGTAAGACGACACTTAGTGACAACCTGTTGGCTGGAGCGGGAATGATTAGCGAAGAGCTTGCAGGAAAGCAGCTTGTCCTTGACTTCGATGAGCAAGAACAGGCAAGAGGTATTACAATTAACGCCGCTAACGTTTCAATGATTCACGAGTATGAGGGGCAAAAGTACCTCATCAACCTCATTGACACTCCAGGTCACGTTGACTTCGGTGGTGACGTTACAAGAGCAATGAGAGCCATAGATGGAGCAATAATCGTTGTGGATGCCGTCGAGGGTGTAATGCCCCAGACGGAGACTGTTCTTAGGCAGGCTTTGAGAGAGTACGTCAAGCCAGTTCTCTTCATAAACAAGGTTGACAGACTCATTAAGGAGCTCAAGCTTACCCCGCAGCAGATGCAGGAGAGGTTTGTTAAGGTAATTACCGATGTAAACCGTTTGATTAGGAGGTACGCTCCTCCAGAGTTTAGGGACAAGTGGCTTGTTAAAGTTGAGGACGGTAGTGTTGCCTTTGGTTCAGCTTATTACAACTGGGCACTCAGCGTTCCCTACATGAGGAAGACCGGTGTCTCATTCAAGGACATTATTGACTTAACAAACGCTGGTGACCTAAAGACCCTTAGAAAGAAGGCTCCACTTCACGTGGTTGTTTTGGATATGGTAGTAAGGCACCTTCCAAATCCACTACAAGCACAGAAGTACAGAATTCCGCACCTTTGGAGAGGAGACATCGAGAGCGATGTTGGTCAAGCGATGCTTAACTGTGATCCAAATGGAAAGATGGCCATGGTTGTTACAAAGATCATTATTGACAAGCACGCCGGTGAAGTTGCAACCGGTAGAGTATGGAGCGGTACTGTAAGGACGGGTCAAGAGGTTTACCTCATCACCGCAAAGAGGAAAGCGAGAATCCAGCAAGTTGGTATCTATATGGGACCAGAGAGAATCAACATGGAAGCCGTCCCAGCAGGTAATATAGTTGCTGTGACAGGTTTGAGAGATGCAATGGCTGGTGAGACAGTTAGCGAGGAGCAAATCGAGCCATTCGAGGCACTTCACTACACAAGTGAGCCCGTCGTTACAGTGGCTATTGAGGCCAAGAACGTTAAAGACTTACCAAGGCTTATCGAAGCTCTCAGACAGCTCGCCAAGGAAGATCCAACACTCCACGTCAAGATTGACGAGGAAACAGGTCAGCACCTCCTCAGCGGTATGGGTGAGCTCCACCTTGAGGTCAAGCTCGTGCACCTTAAGGAGCAATGGGGCGTTGATGTCGATGTTTCAGAGCCAATCGTCGTTTACAGAGAAAGCATTACAAAGCAAAGCCCAATAGTCGAAGGAAAGTCACCAAACAAGCACAACAGGTTCTACATTGTTGTTGAGCCAATGCCAGATGAGATCTACCAAGCAATTAGAGAAGGCGAAATACCGGAAGGAAGACCAAAAGATCCAAAGGCTGTTGCAAAGAAGCTCGCAGAGCTTGGAATGGACTACGACATTGCAAGAGGCATTGTGGACATCTACAACGGAAACATGTTCCTTGACAACACCAAGGGTATTCAGTACCTCAACGAAGTTATGGATCTCCTTGTAGATGGTTTCCACCAGGCAATGGACGAGGGACCACTTGCCAGAGAGCCTGTAATGAAGGTAATAGTTAGACTCGTGGATGCAAAGATTCACGAGGACAACGTCCACAGAGGTCCAGCTCAGATTTACCCAGCAATTAGAACCGCTATCCACTGTGCAATGATGAAGGCGAACCCAGTGCTTTATGAGCCATACCAGAAGGTCATTATTAACGTTCCATACGAATACATGGGTGCAGTCAGCAGAGAGCTTAACCAGAGAAGAGGACAGCTTGTCGACATGAGGCAAGAAGGTGAAGTAATGATTATCATTGCAGAGGCTCCAGTGGCAGAGATGTTCGGATTCGCCGGGGCAATTAGGGGTGCAACAAGCGGTAGAGCGTTGTGGAGCACAGAGCACGCTGGCTTCAAGAGGGTTCCAAATGAACTTGCAATAAACATCATAAGACAGATAAGACAGAGAAAAGGCCTTGATCCAAACCCACCGACAGAGAAGGACGTCTGTCCACAGCAGTGA
- the uppS gene encoding polyprenyl diphosphate synthase → MLYRIVSKIPHILFKPAYDLYESYLFEKVKSQPEKIPKHVAIIMDGNRRWARLLDKPPWYGHFFGSRKLEEILEWCRELGIRTLTVYAFSTENFKRSKEEVKMLMDLFEKKFKELVHDERVHKYGIRVNVLGRKELLPKNVREAAEEAEKATRKYNNYTLNIAVAYGGRSEIVDAVKRIVEDVQAGKLSKNEINEELLKRYLYVPNMSDPDIVIRTGGEIRISNFLLYQIAYSELFFVDVYFPEFRKIDFLRIIREYQKRHRRFGK, encoded by the coding sequence ATGCTCTACAGGATTGTTTCCAAAATTCCTCATATTTTATTTAAACCCGCTTATGACTTGTATGAGTCTTACCTCTTTGAAAAAGTTAAGTCTCAGCCTGAAAAGATACCCAAGCATGTTGCAATCATAATGGATGGCAATAGAAGGTGGGCAAGACTTTTGGACAAGCCTCCTTGGTACGGTCACTTTTTTGGTTCCAGAAAGCTGGAAGAAATTCTTGAGTGGTGCAGGGAGCTGGGAATAAGGACGCTGACTGTTTACGCTTTCTCAACTGAGAACTTTAAGAGAAGCAAGGAAGAAGTGAAGATGCTCATGGATCTCTTCGAAAAGAAGTTCAAAGAACTTGTACATGATGAAAGAGTCCACAAGTATGGAATAAGGGTCAATGTCTTAGGTAGGAAAGAGCTGCTGCCAAAGAACGTGAGGGAAGCGGCGGAAGAGGCTGAAAAAGCTACGAGGAAATACAATAACTATACCCTAAACATTGCCGTTGCCTACGGGGGGAGAAGCGAGATTGTTGATGCCGTAAAGAGAATTGTTGAAGACGTTCAAGCTGGAAAGCTGAGCAAAAATGAAATAAACGAGGAGCTCTTGAAGAGGTATCTTTATGTGCCCAACATGTCTGACCCGGATATAGTTATAAGGACAGGTGGGGAGATAAGGATAAGCAATTTCCTTCTTTATCAGATTGCCTATAGCGAGCTTTTCTTCGTTGATGTGTATTTTCCCGAATTCAGGAAGATTGACTTTTTGAGGATAATAAGAGAATATCAAAAACGCCACAGAAGGTTCGGGAAATAG
- a CDS encoding gamma carbonic anhydrase family protein translates to MVVYELNGKKPKIHETAFVDENAYIIGDVVLEEKTSVWPSAVLRGDIEQIYVGRGSNIQDNVSIHTSHGTPTIIGEYVTIGHNAVVHGAKIGNYVIVGMGAVVLDGAKIGNHVIIGAGALIPPGKEIPDYSLVVGVPGKVVRQLSEEEIEMTKKNAEIYIELAEMHMAKRKKIE, encoded by the coding sequence ATGGTGGTTTACGAGCTAAATGGAAAGAAACCTAAAATTCACGAAACGGCTTTTGTGGATGAGAACGCTTACATAATTGGAGACGTCGTTTTGGAGGAGAAAACGAGCGTTTGGCCTTCAGCAGTTCTGAGGGGAGACATAGAACAGATATACGTTGGAAGGGGCTCCAACATTCAGGACAATGTTAGCATCCACACTTCCCATGGAACGCCCACAATAATAGGGGAGTACGTTACAATAGGGCACAACGCAGTTGTCCACGGGGCAAAGATTGGAAATTACGTTATTGTAGGAATGGGTGCTGTGGTGTTGGATGGTGCAAAGATTGGGAATCATGTTATCATAGGGGCTGGAGCTTTAATACCTCCAGGGAAGGAGATTCCAGATTACAGCCTTGTCGTAGGTGTTCCGGGCAAAGTTGTAAGGCAGCTCAGTGAAGAGGAAATAGAGATGACAAAGAAGAATGCTGAGATTTATATTGAGCTTGCCGAAATGCACATGGCAAAGAGAAAGAAGATTGAGTGA
- the hjc gene encoding Holliday junction resolvase Hjc, whose protein sequence is MRYRKGASAERELIKMLEKEGFAVVRSAGSKKVDIVAGNGKLYLCIEVKTTRSDKIYLSEEEVEKVKSFANRFGGEGIFAIKFINNGWYFFDAEKLKKSGKNYRITLQTAKHKAKTFDEVVGKQKSLIEVIEGG, encoded by the coding sequence ATGAGATATCGAAAAGGGGCCAGTGCTGAGAGAGAGCTTATAAAAATGCTTGAAAAAGAGGGGTTTGCCGTTGTTAGGTCAGCGGGGAGCAAAAAAGTTGATATAGTTGCGGGGAATGGTAAGCTTTACCTCTGCATTGAGGTTAAAACCACGAGGAGCGATAAAATCTATTTAAGCGAGGAAGAGGTTGAGAAGGTAAAAAGCTTTGCCAACAGATTTGGAGGAGAAGGAATCTTTGCTATCAAATTCATAAACAATGGTTGGTATTTTTTTGATGCTGAAAAGCTAAAAAAGAGCGGAAAAAATTATAGAATAACCCTTCAAACGGCAAAGCATAAAGCCAAAACCTTTGATGAAGTAGTTGGTAAGCAAAAATCTTTAATTGAGGTGATTGAAGGTGGATAA
- a CDS encoding CARDB domain-containing protein encodes MDKRAIVLIAILFLLPIPGASAQPSLLLEVTQKSFEAKPGETISVPVTLSNIGNETAENVTIYISGPLIEGLLYSQDVIKKLEPGEKVEKTLPIYVENPKAGVYDLKVVARVGAVLIEVPISLRILTKVSYSIDIDVKDRYLFGEDVAITLKVSSSSNGIIFGDVSYEIYRENVSIAEKSIHNIFLYPEYPKNRWEYVIFLPKPDVGKYTVVMRSRFGGISKTITKSFEVYQRKLRYETKFEKGIIYVRVLDEEGNGVEGIPVTIEGTELKTNSYGIAFVEAKEPGTYHITLNLDGKIVETFVEVKKLFMAYEQRNETLLVYVRDSAGKGIGNVTIEAIGPIGKTYSVTDENGTAVINLNETGFGSISLKAESDRYLSAEAIVTVKEPKKPETETPTQTTPTPINQTTPIPPVKPKDYGNLPLILVLSAIIFGSTSYLALFKPLKFEEQLDKYYFVKVRAPRLRELRNFRYEKAINAVDARATKGKVAIEDGKVIWEIDKLEPGEEAFLQVIL; translated from the coding sequence GTGGATAAAAGGGCAATTGTTTTGATAGCAATTCTCTTTTTGCTCCCTATCCCAGGGGCAAGTGCCCAGCCTTCTCTGTTACTTGAAGTCACTCAAAAAAGCTTTGAAGCAAAGCCCGGTGAAACAATCTCAGTTCCCGTTACACTAAGCAATATTGGTAACGAAACGGCAGAGAACGTAACCATCTACATCTCCGGGCCACTCATCGAGGGTCTTCTCTACAGCCAAGATGTCATAAAAAAGCTAGAACCTGGAGAAAAAGTAGAGAAAACTCTGCCCATATATGTTGAAAACCCCAAAGCAGGGGTTTATGACCTAAAAGTGGTTGCAAGGGTAGGAGCGGTGCTTATTGAAGTTCCAATATCCCTAAGAATCCTAACAAAAGTGAGCTATTCAATTGACATCGATGTGAAGGACAGGTATCTCTTTGGGGAAGACGTTGCAATAACGCTGAAGGTTTCCTCTTCATCCAACGGGATAATTTTTGGGGATGTTTCTTATGAAATCTACAGAGAAAACGTTTCGATTGCAGAGAAGTCCATCCACAACATCTTCCTTTACCCCGAATATCCAAAAAACAGGTGGGAGTACGTGATATTTCTTCCCAAGCCAGACGTGGGAAAATACACAGTTGTTATGAGAAGCAGGTTTGGGGGAATCTCAAAAACAATTACAAAAAGCTTTGAGGTTTATCAAAGGAAGCTGAGATACGAGACAAAATTCGAAAAGGGCATAATATACGTGAGAGTTTTAGACGAGGAAGGAAACGGGGTGGAAGGAATACCAGTAACGATAGAGGGCACTGAGCTGAAAACTAATTCCTATGGAATAGCTTTCGTTGAGGCAAAGGAGCCCGGAACTTATCATATAACCCTCAATCTTGATGGAAAAATAGTTGAAACGTTTGTTGAAGTTAAAAAGCTCTTCATGGCATATGAACAGAGAAATGAAACTCTTTTAGTCTACGTTAGGGACTCGGCAGGAAAAGGAATAGGGAACGTTACCATAGAGGCCATAGGGCCGATTGGAAAAACCTACAGCGTAACGGATGAAAATGGGACGGCAGTGATAAACTTAAACGAGACTGGCTTCGGTAGCATCTCTCTAAAAGCCGAGAGCGATAGGTATTTGAGTGCTGAGGCAATAGTAACTGTCAAGGAACCCAAAAAGCCAGAAACTGAGACCCCAACTCAAACAACTCCCACCCCAATAAACCAGACAACACCAATTCCTCCAGTGAAACCAAAAGATTATGGAAACTTACCCCTAATCCTAGTTCTCTCCGCAATAATCTTTGGGAGCACTTCTTATCTAGCCCTTTTCAAGCCCCTTAAATTCGAAGAGCAGCTCGATAAATACTACTTCGTAAAGGTGAGGGCTCCAAGGCTTAGGGAGCTTCGCAACTTCAGATATGAAAAAGCAATAAACGCTGTCGATGCAAGGGCAACAAAAGGAAAGGTAGCAATAGAGGACGGTAAAGTAATATGGGAGATAGACAAACTTGAACCCGGGGAAGAGGCCTTTTTGCAGGTTATTCTCTGA
- a CDS encoding lysyl aminopeptidase, which translates to MVNWELMQKVIEAPGVSGYEFMGIRNVVIEALEGYVDEIKVDKLGNVIAHKKGDSPKVMIAAHMDKIGLMVNHIDEKGYLHVVPVGGVDPRTLVAQRVRIFGEKGEIYGIVGHVPPHLTKPEERNKAADWDTIVIDIGADSKEEAEKMGVKVGTIMEFAPAFTRLNENRFATPYLDDRICLYAMIEAARSLEGHQADIYFVASVQEEVGLRGARVASYAIDPEIGIAMDVTFAKQPGDKGKIVPELGKGPVMDVGPNINPKVRAFADEVAKKYEIPLQVEPSPRPTGTDANIMQINREGVATAVLSIPIKYMHSQVELADARDVDNTIKLAKHLLEELKPMDLTP; encoded by the coding sequence ATGGTCAACTGGGAGCTTATGCAGAAGGTTATCGAAGCTCCAGGGGTTTCTGGATACGAGTTCATGGGAATCAGGAATGTTGTAATCGAAGCTCTTGAAGGTTACGTCGATGAGATCAAAGTGGACAAGCTTGGAAACGTTATAGCCCACAAAAAGGGCGATAGTCCAAAGGTAATGATCGCTGCCCACATGGACAAAATAGGTCTTATGGTGAATCATATAGATGAAAAGGGTTATCTACACGTTGTTCCAGTTGGCGGGGTTGATCCAAGAACTCTTGTGGCACAAAGGGTAAGAATCTTCGGAGAAAAGGGAGAAATATATGGTATAGTCGGACATGTTCCGCCCCACCTAACTAAGCCAGAAGAAAGAAACAAAGCTGCCGATTGGGACACAATAGTCATCGACATCGGAGCAGACTCCAAGGAAGAAGCGGAGAAAATGGGCGTAAAGGTAGGAACCATAATGGAATTTGCCCCTGCTTTCACAAGGCTTAACGAAAACCGCTTTGCGACCCCATATTTAGACGATAGAATCTGCCTATATGCAATGATAGAAGCGGCAAGATCATTGGAAGGGCATCAAGCAGACATATACTTCGTGGCAAGCGTCCAAGAAGAGGTTGGACTGAGAGGTGCTAGGGTGGCAAGCTATGCAATTGACCCAGAGATTGGAATAGCAATGGACGTTACCTTTGCCAAACAGCCAGGAGACAAAGGTAAAATAGTCCCAGAGCTCGGAAAAGGCCCTGTAATGGACGTTGGACCAAACATAAATCCAAAGGTTAGGGCATTTGCTGATGAAGTTGCTAAGAAATACGAGATACCCCTCCAAGTAGAGCCAAGCCCAAGACCAACTGGAACTGATGCAAACATCATGCAGATAAACCGTGAAGGAGTAGCGACAGCAGTCCTTTCGATTCCAATAAAATACATGCACTCACAGGTAGAGCTTGCCGATGCGAGAGACGTTGATAATACCATAAAACTTGCAAAACATCTGCTGGAAGAGCTCAAACCAATGGACTTAACTCCATGA
- the hepT gene encoding type VII toxin-antitoxin system HepT family RNase toxin, whose translation MKKEEIGYRIKLIEKSIQVIRTSFPKTQERFSKMGLAKDGIYKQLEFAIQNLLDALNEISSSLELGAVSYQGIIENLHEEKIIDDELKEKLDFLVQLRDVLVYNYDILNDEIAFKNMEEYLQFLEEGLKFLTSFLEGEG comes from the coding sequence GTGAAGAAAGAAGAGATTGGGTATAGAATAAAGCTCATAGAAAAGAGTATTCAGGTTATAAGAACATCGTTTCCAAAAACTCAAGAAAGATTTTCAAAGATGGGGCTTGCCAAAGACGGAATATACAAGCAGCTTGAATTTGCAATTCAGAACCTTCTTGATGCTCTCAACGAAATCTCCTCCAGCTTAGAGCTTGGAGCAGTAAGTTATCAAGGAATAATTGAGAACCTGCATGAGGAGAAGATTATTGATGATGAGCTGAAGGAGAAGCTTGATTTCTTGGTTCAGCTGAGAGATGTGTTAGTTTACAACTACGATATTCTTAACGATGAGATAGCTTTTAAGAACATGGAAGAATACCTGCAGTTCCTTGAAGAGGGTTTAAAATTCTTAACTTCTTTTCTGGAGGGTGAAGGGTGA
- a CDS encoding archaemetzincin family Zn-dependent metalloprotease, producing MKIGILPLVVKEVEEDVLKGVADYIREFYSKFGFKVEILPFLTASDLFFSYNPIREQFLGRFFLAKVAEHRGDFSAVLGITDADLYEEGMNFIFGLANPYLRAAIISLARLRPEFYNEKDREVLKERAIKEAMHELGHVFGLGHCENPRCVMHFSNSIIDTDYKGKDYCKRCLNKLKETWRE from the coding sequence GTGAAGATAGGAATCCTTCCGTTGGTAGTGAAAGAGGTTGAGGAAGATGTTCTAAAGGGAGTTGCTGACTATATCAGAGAATTCTACTCAAAATTTGGGTTTAAAGTGGAGATTTTGCCTTTCCTAACTGCAAGCGATCTCTTCTTTTCCTACAATCCAATTAGGGAGCAATTTCTCGGAAGATTCTTTCTTGCAAAGGTTGCTGAACATAGAGGGGATTTTTCAGCAGTTTTAGGGATCACTGATGCAGACCTCTATGAGGAGGGCATGAACTTCATTTTTGGACTAGCTAATCCCTACTTGAGAGCTGCTATAATATCACTGGCGAGACTGAGGCCAGAATTTTATAATGAAAAAGATAGAGAAGTTTTAAAAGAAAGGGCCATAAAGGAGGCAATGCACGAACTCGGGCATGTATTTGGGCTCGGCCATTGCGAAAACCCCAGATGCGTAATGCACTTCTCAAATTCAATAATCGACACTGATTATAAAGGAAAAGACTACTGCAAAAGATGCTTGAATAAGCTAAAAGAAACCTGGAGGGAATAA